The Anopheles merus strain MAF unplaced genomic scaffold, AmerM5.1 LNR4000569, whole genome shotgun sequence genome includes a region encoding these proteins:
- the LOC121602678 gene encoding putative polypeptide N-acetylgalactosaminyltransferase 10: MVCASCGRSHLCFRMDDKLLKARKARIRSIIRSAFTFLYPLRYLLLIAATVLLVLLLRHRKQQTLFGHFEENFADVTHKSREFKKIDYHNYEQIQNDLNRVGPGEQGKPASLSPEESTSELRKELYYKNGFNALLSDKISINRSIADLRHPSCKLKSYRSHLPIASVVVPFYEEHWSTLLRTIHSVLNRSPPYLLKEIIIVDDGSTKEFLHNKLEDYIKQNLPKVKLVRQPERTGLIKARLAGAKIASSDVLIFLDSHTEAGYNWLPPLLEPIAENPKTCVCPLIDVIDDQTFDVHPQDEGGRGLFDWTFHYKRIVIKNKDRISPTEPFPSPVMAGGLFAIGADFFWELGGYDEELDIWGAEQYEISFKIWQCGGRMLDAPCSRFGHIYRTYSPFPNSRKYDFITRNHKRVAEIWMDEYKQYIYDRDPERYAKTDAGDMTKMKTIREKLMCKPFKWFLEEVAPEIIELYPPVEPEPYASGSIQSVADSSLCIDTMQRGRGEPIGLYPCSNSLIEPTNHNQYFVHSWHRDIQHKYGEGCFDVPQSKPGSPVTIFTCHRINYSKQLPQTSIIVPFFDEHWSTLQRTVYSVLRQTPPVLLKEIILVDDGSTKPFLKQPLDDYIAKHLHSLVRVIHLPQRNGLITARLSGAKVAKGEVLLFLDSHVEVGINWLPPLLEPITESYRTCVCPFIDVIKDDTFEFVAQDEGARGAFDWNMLYKRLPLRPEDKKDPTQPFPSPVMAGGLFAISARFFWELGGYDDMLEIWGAEQYELSFKIWMCGGRMVDAPCSRVGHIYRSYSPFPSTKTYDFVAKNHKRVAEVWMDEYKQYVYAKNPIRYAIDAGDLSKMKQLRRELHCKPFRWFMKEVVPDLVDHYPPVEPDDFASGAIQNVAFMNLCVEESNSLNSVNLALCVKNKTMPERAEQHFRFTWRRDIKAMRSSNCVDASNHSVGAELQLFQCHNLQGNQLFQYDVDTRQIYVGKDKSFCFDADGMNGKLILNRCNRKQESQRWRMGQMNVERLRNWAKYGAKFQI, translated from the exons ATGGTTTGCGCGAGTTGCGGCCGAAGTCATTTGTG TTTCAGGATGGATGACAAACTCCTCAAAGCTCGTAAAGCACGAATAAGATCTATCATTCGTTCAGCATTCACATTTCTCTACCCGCTCAGATATTTGCTGTTGATCGCTGCCACTGTGTTATTAGTTTTATTGCTTCGTCATAGAAAGCAGCAAACTTTGTTTGGGCATTTTGAGGAGAATTTTGCTGATGTGACACACAAAAGTCGCGAGTTTAAGAAAATTGATTACCACAACTACGAGCAAATTCAGAATGATTTGAATCGTGTTGGCCCTGGTGAGCAAGGCAAGCCGGCTTCCCTCAGCCCAGAAGAAAGCACTAGCGAACTTCGGAAAGAGCTATACTACAAGAATGGCTTTAACGCTCTACTCAGCGATAAGATCAGCATTAATCGCTCGATAGCCGATTTAAGACATCCGAG ctGTAAATTGAAATCTTACCGCAGTCACCTTCCAATCGCCAGTGTTGTAGTGCCTTTCTATGAAGAACACTGGAGTACCTTACTTAGAACTATACACAGCGTGCTTAACAGATCGCCGCCCTATCTACTGAAGGAAATTATTATCGTAGACGATGGTAGCACGAAGGAGTTCCTGCACAACAAACTCGAAGATTACATTAAGCAAAACCTCCCGAAGGTGAAGCTTGTTCGGCAGCCCGAACGTACCGGTTTGATCAAGGCACGGCTTGCCGGGGCGAAGATTGCTTCTAGTGATGTGCTTATCTTTCTCGACTCTCACACCGAAGCTGGATACAATTGGTTGCCCCCGCTGTTAGAACCAATAGCTGAAAACCCCAAAACATGCGTCTGCCCGTTAATCGACGTCATCGATGACCAAACGTTCGACGTGCATCCTCAGGATGAAGGAGGCCGGGGACTATTTGACTGGACGTTTCATTATAAGCGCATTGTGATCAAGAACAAAGACAGAATCTCACCGACGGAACCATTCCCGAGCCCCGTCATGGCCGGTGGGCTGTTCGCTATTGGAGCTGATTTCTTCTGGGAACTTGGTGGTTACGATGAGGAACTTGACATATGGGGTGCGGAGCAGTACGAGattagttttaaaatatgGCAGTGTGGTGGCCGTATGCTTGATGCGCCCTGTTCTCGTTTCGGTCATATCTACAGAACGTATAGCCCATTTCCAAACTCTAGAAAATACGATTTTATCACAAGAAATCACAAACGGGTCGCTGAAATATGGATGGATGAATACAAGCAATACATTTACGATCGTGATCCAGAACGCTATGCTAAAACAGATGCCGGAGACATGACTAAGATGAAAACGATTCGGGAAAAGCTTATGTGCAAACCCTTCAAATGGTTTCTGGAGGAAGTGGCCCCAGAAATCATTGAGCTGTATCCTCCTGTTGAACCGGAACCATATGCTTCTGGGTCCATCCAAAGCGTGGCGGACTCTAGCCTGTGCATCGACACGATGCAAAGAGGTCGTGGTGAGCCTATTGGATTGTATCCTTGTTCCAACAGCTTAATTGAACCTACCAATCATAATCAGTATTTTGTACATAGCTGGCATCGTGATATCCAGCATAAATATGGTGAAGGCTGCTTCGATGTACCACAAAGTAAACCAGGTTCGCCGGTAACCATTTTTAC GTGTCATCGCATTAACTACTCAAAACAATTGCCACAGACAAGTATTATAGTACCATTTTTCGACGAACATTGGTCCACACTACAGCGTACCGTGTACAGTGTCTTACGCCAGACACCACCAGTTTTGCTTAAAGAAATCATTCTTGTTGACGATGGTAGTACGAAACCTTTTCTCAAACAGCCTCTGGACGATTACATTGCAAAACACCTTCATTCCTTGGTTCGCGTCATTCATCTACCGCAGCGCAACGGACTTATCACAGCGCGACTATCGGGAGCAAAAGTTGCCAAAGGAGAAGTGTTGCTGTTCCTGGATTCACATGTCGAAGTCGGTATTAACTGGCTACCACCGTTACTTGAACCTATCACTGAAAGCTATCGAACCTGCGTATGTCCCTTCATAGATGTTATTAAAGACGATACATTTGAGTTCGTAGCACAGGACGAAGGAGCCCGCGGTGCGTTCGACTGGAACATGTTGTACAAACGATTGCCGTTACGGCCGGAAGATAAGAAAGATCCAACCCAACCATTCCCCAGCCCTGTAATGGCCGGGGGGCTCTTTGCAATCAGTGCACGATTTTTCTGGGAGTTAGGAGGGTATGATGACATGCTCGAAATATGGGGTGCCGAACAGTATGAGCTAAGCTTTAAAATATGGATGTGCGGTGGTCGCATGGTGGATGCCCCTTGCTCCAGAGTCGGGCATATTTATCGCAGCTATTCGCCGTTTCCTAGCACGAAAACGTACGATTTTGTGGCTAAAAATCATAAACGAGTCGCCGAAGTATGGATGGACGAATATAAACAATATGTGTATGCCAAAAATCCTATCCGGTACGCCATAGACGCAGGAGATCTCTCAAAGATGAAACAATTGCGCAGAGAGCTGCATTGTAAGCCTTTTCGGTGGTTCATGAAGGAAGTCGTTCCTGATTTGGTTGATCACTACCCTCCAGTAGAGCCGGACGATTTCGCCTCCGGTGCTATACAAAATGTAGCTTTTATGAACCTTTGCGTGGAAGAAAGTAATAGTTTAAACAGTGTCAATTTAGCATTATGTGTCAAAAATAAGACAATGCCAGAGCGAGCCGAACAGCACTTTCGATTCACTTGGCGCCGTGACATCAAAGCCATGCGATCGTCGAACTGTGTTGATGCTTCTAATCATTCAGTTGGCGCCGAATTGCAGTTATTTCAATGCCATAATCTCCAAggcaatcaattatttcagTATGACGTG GACACACGACAAATCTATGTTGGAAAAGACAaaagcttttgttttgatgccGATGGGATGAATGGCAAGCTTATTCTTAATCGCTGCAACCGTAAACAAGAATCTCAACGATGGCGTATGGGTCAAATGAACGTAGAACGTCTTAGAAACTGGGCAAAGTATGGTgccaaa
- the LOC121602679 gene encoding uncharacterized protein LOC121602679: MKATIALLMLGALILLAAAENNVQHKEKRAANNQASAIVEKIAEKGMVFAGSVVEKLKNSEVARKLLGKVLGAMGTQRGKRSIQTDARVTNYNSAHYQKLVLHQTHATDPSTNRVSTCPIAQNELNWIETIFIAVQLALGEVNKVINGQKVGFTVPKPTAYKVHD; this comes from the exons ATGAAGGCAACGATTGCACTATTAATGCTTGGAGCGTTGATCCTGCTG GCGGCAGCGGAGAATAATGTCCAGCACAAGGAAAAGCGAGCAGCCAATAACCAGGCAAGTGCAATCGTGGAGAAAATTGCGGAGAAGGGCATGGTTTTTGCTGGTTCTGTCGTTGAAAAACTGAAAAATAGTGAAG TGGCTCGAAAATTGCTAGGAAAAGTTCTAGGCGCAATGGGAACCCAAAGGGGAAAGCGCTCAATTCAAACCGATGCCAGGGTCACAAACTACAATTCGGCCCATTACCAAAAGCTGGTATTACATCAAACTCATGCTACCGACCCCAGCACAAATAGAGTTTCAACCTGCCCAATCGCACAAAATGAGCTGAACTGGATTGAAACCATATTTATTGCTGTACAACTTGCACTGGGGGAGGTTAACAAAGTTATAAACGGACAAAAGGTAGGGTTTACAGTACCCAAACCAACGGCATACAAGGTTCACGACTAA